A single region of the Anguilla anguilla isolate fAngAng1 chromosome 17, fAngAng1.pri, whole genome shotgun sequence genome encodes:
- the LOC118216238 gene encoding leucine-rich repeat-containing protein 3B-like: protein MPLPGNWLLRHSAATRLLLLSLVLMTFCIHRVTANCSRSCYCSESPEGGLAVRCSGLHLPEVPRDLPNDTRHLYLDYNRLTTIPTDAFLGLSLLSELDLSHNDLAQLEPGAFRGLAESLEFLDLSSNRLMALNPLAFEGLRSRANLTHNPWHCDCNLQTAMTLLDLEPASLAGVVCRTSEPEEAGVQGLPFLLAAGADLCVAVKKTTDVAMLVTMFGWFAMVISYLVYYVRHNQEDARRHMEYLKSLPSRQGRSEHSSTLSTVV from the coding sequence ATGCCGCTGCCAGGCAACTGGCTCCTGCGACACTCAGCGGCCACGCGCTTGCTGTTGCTCAGCCTGGTCCTGATGACCTTCTGCATCCACCGCGTGACCGCCAACTGCTCCAGGAGCTGCTACTGCTCGGAGAGCCCCGAGGGAGGCCTGGCGGTACGCTGCAGCGGCTTGCACCTTCCCGAAGTGCCCCGGGACCTCCCCAACGACACCCGTCACCTCTACCTGGACTACAACCGCCTCACCACCATCCCTACTGACGCCTTCCTTGGGCTGAGCCTGCTCAGCGAGCTGGACCTCTCCCACAACGACCTGGCCCAGCTGGAGCCGGGGGCTTTCCGGGGCCTGGCTGAGTCTCTGGAGTTCCTGGACCTCTCCTCCAACAGGCTGATGGCCCTCAACCCCCTGGCCTTTGAAGGTCTGCGGTCTCGGGCCAACCTCACCCACAACCCCTGGCACTGCGACTGCAACCTGCAAACCGCCATGACCCTGCTGGACCTGGAGCCCGCCTCGCTGGCCGGCGTAGTGTGCCGGACCTCCGAGCCCGAGGAGGCAGGTGTCCAGGGTCTGCCCTTCCTCCTGGCGGCCGGCGCGGACCTCTGTGTGGCCGTGAAGAAGACCACCGACGTGGCCATGCTGGTGACCATGTTCGGGTGGTTCGCCATGGTCATCTCCTACCTGGTCTACTACGTCCGGCACAACCAGGAGGACGCGCGACGCCACATGGAGTACCTCAAGTCTCTGCCCAGCAGGCAGGGCAGGTCGGAGCACTCCTCCACCCTCAGCACTGTGGTGTGA